A stretch of Spirochaeta cellobiosiphila DSM 17781 DNA encodes these proteins:
- a CDS encoding ABC transporter ATP-binding protein produces the protein MSDQITIEKLTKKFHTSTEDITLFENIDLVVDKEESLILTGESGSGKSTFLNIISGLDKPNDGHIYFGETQIDTMNEEQLSDFRLMNIGLVFQFHHLLKDFTALENAAIPGILRGLSKTEAMTRAEDLVSLVGLSNRKDHYPSKLSGGEKQRIAIARALFNEPQVILADEPTGNLDEKNSRMVEEIFFDLLKSQQKTLMLVTHDLRLIEYGTRHIQIKDRQFIG, from the coding sequence ATGAGTGATCAAATAACTATAGAAAAATTAACCAAAAAATTTCATACGAGCACTGAAGATATTACTTTATTTGAAAATATTGATTTGGTTGTAGATAAAGAAGAATCTCTTATTCTAACAGGGGAGAGTGGGAGTGGCAAAAGCACTTTCTTAAATATAATAAGTGGATTGGACAAACCTAACGATGGTCATATTTATTTTGGGGAAACTCAAATTGATACAATGAATGAAGAGCAGTTATCAGATTTCCGTTTAATGAATATAGGGTTAGTTTTTCAATTTCATCATTTATTGAAGGATTTTACAGCTTTAGAAAATGCGGCTATTCCAGGAATATTAAGAGGTCTATCAAAAACAGAGGCTATGACAAGAGCGGAAGATTTGGTGAGTCTCGTAGGTTTGAGTAATCGAAAAGATCATTATCCTTCCAAGCTCTCAGGTGGTGAAAAACAGCGTATTGCTATTGCAAGGGCATTATTCAATGAGCCTCAGGTTATTTTAGCTGATGAGCCAACAGGGAATTTGGATGAAAAAAATAGCCGTATGGTTGAAGAGATATTTTTTGATTTGCTTAAATCACAACAAAAGACTCTTATGCTGGTTACCCACGATTTGAGATTAATTGAATACGGAACTAGACATATACAAATCAAGGACAGACAATTTATAGGATGA
- a CDS encoding ABC transporter permease: protein MVKMNRFFPAWTSFFAGRFFKTKRKEKGQASSILSVLGLSIGIMALISVIGVMNGFQQNFIDNILDIGSFHIQIRSEKIDDKLLNEIRSSKLVTSVMESGDVDTLISSPYSDSQGVSIKLVPKGFDQIDTSMTNAMELVQGSLTLDDSHSILLGQRLAYYLGVTVGDPVNLVIYKTSSRLSFGKETQEFTVRGTFKTGYLDYDAGLALISLDDGYQYFINPKQTYIGVKLINSNLDHTFIRNNQWDGVQISSWRDFNKSFFGALRMEKTMMLLLVGLIFLVVGFNIYHSMTRSVLERSEEIAILRAIGVVPKSIQGIFLWEGLLIGGMSALIGTGLGLFIGININEIFLLAENLSGIFTALINPLLIGLGQQAIEPLDFYSSGIFYTNGIPCHFHFGEVFFITLLGVSAAWIASYCAARKVSELQTMEILRNE from the coding sequence ATGGTAAAGATGAATAGGTTCTTTCCTGCCTGGACTTCCTTTTTTGCGGGACGTTTTTTTAAAACAAAAAGAAAAGAAAAAGGACAAGCCTCAAGTATATTGTCTGTTTTGGGTTTGTCCATTGGTATAATGGCCTTAATATCTGTTATTGGGGTTATGAATGGTTTTCAACAAAACTTTATTGACAATATTTTGGATATCGGATCATTTCATATACAGATTAGGTCTGAGAAAATAGATGATAAACTATTGAATGAAATTCGTTCATCTAAGTTAGTCACATCAGTGATGGAAAGTGGTGATGTTGATACTTTAATTAGTAGTCCTTACTCTGATTCTCAAGGTGTAAGTATTAAGCTTGTTCCGAAGGGGTTTGATCAAATTGATACCTCTATGACTAATGCCATGGAACTTGTACAAGGTTCTCTGACTTTGGATGATAGTCATTCTATTCTTCTAGGTCAGCGACTGGCTTACTATCTAGGGGTTACTGTTGGCGATCCTGTCAATTTAGTTATCTATAAAACCAGTAGTAGGTTAAGCTTTGGCAAGGAGACTCAGGAATTCACTGTCAGGGGAACTTTTAAAACAGGCTATCTTGATTATGATGCTGGGCTTGCTTTGATATCTCTTGATGATGGTTATCAGTATTTTATTAATCCAAAACAAACCTATATTGGTGTAAAACTTATTAATTCCAATTTAGATCATACTTTTATCAGGAATAATCAATGGGATGGGGTTCAAATCAGTTCTTGGAGGGATTTTAATAAAAGTTTTTTTGGTGCTTTACGCATGGAAAAAACAATGATGCTTTTATTGGTTGGTCTCATCTTTTTAGTCGTTGGATTTAATATCTATCACAGTATGACTCGTTCCGTTCTTGAGCGATCTGAAGAAATTGCCATATTGAGGGCTATAGGGGTTGTTCCTAAATCCATTCAAGGGATTTTTTTATGGGAAGGCTTATTAATTGGTGGAATGAGTGCTTTGATCGGTACCGGTCTCGGCTTATTTATTGGAATAAATATTAATGAGATCTTTTTATTAGCTGAGAATCTGTCTGGAATTTTTACCGCATTAATAAACCCATTACTGATTGGTTTGGGGCAACAAGCTATAGAGCCATTGGATTTTTACTCTAGTGGAATTTTTTATACAAATGGTATTCCTTGTCATTTTCATTTTGGAGAAGTATTCTTCATTACTCTTTTAGGAGTTAGTGCTGCCTGGATAGCTTCATACTGTGCTGCCCGAAAAGTATCCGAATTACAAACCATGGAGATATTAAGAAATGAGTGA
- the ftsY gene encoding signal recognition particle-docking protein FtsY, which translates to MFGKKKKKSFFDKIKELFGGGVQGEEFFEDFEDLLIEADFGAALAVEIVKEIKDSWKSKKIGSLDEFREAMWNILERDLKVAPLEIVDGQLNLVLVLGVNGVGKTTSIAKMAHYYKKELKDSILLSAGDTFRAAAIEQLQYHGEKLGVRVVAQQHGADPGAVIFDTLDMALARNTKLVIADTAGRMHNKANLVKELQKINKIIQKKAPSAVYKKYLVIDSTTGQNGYRQAEIFNEAVGLDGVILSKYDSTAKGGAAVGISKKLGIPFVFMGLGEKYDDFIPFDKNKFLSGIFDK; encoded by the coding sequence ATGTTTGGTAAAAAGAAGAAAAAGAGTTTTTTTGACAAAATAAAAGAATTATTTGGTGGTGGGGTTCAAGGAGAAGAATTCTTTGAAGATTTTGAAGATTTGTTAATTGAAGCAGATTTTGGAGCAGCTCTTGCTGTTGAAATCGTAAAAGAAATAAAAGATTCCTGGAAATCCAAAAAAATAGGCTCTCTTGATGAGTTTAGAGAGGCCATGTGGAATATTCTCGAAAGGGATCTAAAAGTAGCTCCCTTGGAAATTGTCGATGGTCAGCTTAACTTAGTATTGGTATTAGGAGTGAATGGAGTTGGTAAAACAACATCAATAGCCAAGATGGCTCATTACTATAAGAAAGAATTGAAAGATAGCATACTTCTTAGTGCAGGTGACACTTTTAGAGCTGCTGCTATTGAGCAACTTCAGTATCATGGTGAGAAATTAGGTGTTAGAGTAGTAGCGCAACAGCATGGTGCTGATCCTGGGGCCGTTATTTTTGATACTTTGGATATGGCTTTAGCTCGAAACACTAAATTGGTGATCGCTGACACAGCAGGCCGAATGCATAATAAGGCAAATCTTGTAAAGGAACTGCAAAAAATCAATAAAATAATTCAAAAGAAGGCACCTTCTGCTGTGTATAAAAAATACCTAGTTATTGATTCCACAACAGGTCAGAATGGATACAGGCAGGCTGAAATATTTAATGAGGCCGTTGGTTTAGATGGTGTCATCTTAAGTAAGTATGATTCTACTGCAAAAGGAGGGGCAGCTGTCGGTATATCAAAAAAGCTGGGGATCCCCTTTGTTTTTATGGGTTTAGGCGAAAAATACGATGATTTTATTCCTTTTGATAAAAATAAGTTCCTATCTGGTATATTTGATAAGTGA
- a CDS encoding PEGA domain-containing protein, whose product MSQLLFGQNNIGLDNWSWGIGQFDSNGNVSEIYPSYTIPLLIKSLVSGLRYHTLNKEERSQLIREYKNEQKTEYIHKLNKAIDERDQIIFKDNENSLSAQNDKIIEIKEQIQKIDEEEYIIEPTLPLEFAEGSEDGLIPVKDWKNNISTVIENKKLTAFIYGEISLVQDMIHYNVYIKNKQGIIFSQSGILKNKDGNFVDGEVEFAPLLAFVQGQEDKVVKIHTENRNMNIFVNDEYVGQGEGEFVFQTPPYTITAHASEGDVTMSINTMPEGTLELSLPSIEGKDLYIQTEPEGVDVYLNSRYVGKTPLSLKVFDKDQIFLDKAEYKSESFLANQSKGDVIKMLPNEERKELSYYRGKFYRSLTVFSFSLFPTFIFPQLQQNYYQLSYNYYNSGRYDDYAEAIKMTNAMTYGRWISFGISVSSFSWMVYDFIKYIKQAEILGE is encoded by the coding sequence TTGAGTCAATTGTTATTTGGTCAAAATAATATTGGATTGGATAATTGGTCCTGGGGGATTGGCCAGTTTGATAGTAATGGTAATGTTAGTGAGATTTATCCTTCCTATACTATTCCTTTGTTGATCAAGTCTTTAGTGTCAGGATTGAGATATCATACATTAAATAAAGAAGAGAGATCTCAACTAATCCGGGAATATAAGAATGAACAAAAGACAGAATATATCCATAAATTAAACAAGGCCATCGATGAAAGAGATCAGATTATATTTAAAGATAATGAAAATTCTTTAAGTGCCCAGAATGATAAAATTATAGAAATTAAAGAGCAAATACAGAAGATTGATGAGGAAGAATATATAATAGAACCAACTCTCCCTTTAGAATTTGCTGAAGGGTCAGAGGACGGTCTTATTCCTGTCAAAGACTGGAAAAATAACATTAGTACAGTTATAGAAAATAAGAAGCTTACAGCCTTTATCTATGGAGAGATATCGCTTGTACAGGATATGATTCATTACAATGTGTATATAAAAAATAAGCAGGGAATTATATTTAGCCAATCAGGAATACTTAAAAACAAGGATGGAAATTTTGTTGATGGGGAAGTAGAATTTGCTCCTTTGTTAGCTTTTGTTCAGGGGCAAGAAGATAAAGTTGTAAAAATACATACTGAGAATAGGAACATGAATATCTTTGTTAATGATGAGTATGTTGGGCAGGGAGAGGGGGAGTTTGTCTTTCAAACACCTCCTTATACTATTACTGCTCACGCTTCAGAAGGTGATGTGACAATGTCCATAAACACTATGCCAGAGGGCACTCTTGAATTATCTTTACCTTCCATTGAAGGGAAAGACTTGTACATACAAACAGAACCTGAAGGTGTAGATGTCTACTTAAATAGTCGTTATGTAGGTAAGACTCCTCTGTCATTAAAAGTCTTTGATAAAGACCAAATCTTTCTGGATAAAGCTGAATATAAATCTGAGTCCTTTCTCGCAAATCAATCGAAAGGGGATGTTATTAAGATGCTTCCCAATGAGGAAAGAAAAGAGCTATCCTACTATAGAGGTAAGTTTTATAGATCCTTAACTGTGTTTAGTTTTAGTTTATTTCCTACTTTCATTTTTCCCCAGCTTCAACAGAATTATTACCAACTATCATATAATTACTACAATAGTGGTCGTTATGATGATTATGCAGAGGCGATTAAAATGACGAATGCCATGACCTATGGACGTTGGATATCTTTTGGAATTAGTGTAAGCTCCTTCAGCTGGATGGTATACGATTTTATTAAATATATAAAACAAGCAGAAATACTGGGAGAGTAA
- a CDS encoding response regulator, with translation MGTSKLEHHKSILIVDDLPFVRKKIKEVLRMVGYHIAGEASDGLEGLNMIRQLKPDLVLLDITMPKMDGLQVLKQLDKSQKVIMCSSLGEEKYILTAIKWGAMDFIVKPFTDERLIRAVHNVLSR, from the coding sequence ATGGGCACAAGCAAACTAGAGCATCACAAATCTATACTTATAGTCGATGACTTACCCTTTGTTCGTAAAAAGATAAAGGAAGTCCTACGAATGGTTGGCTATCATATTGCCGGAGAAGCTTCTGATGGGCTTGAAGGTTTGAATATGATTAGACAGTTGAAACCTGATCTTGTTCTCTTGGATATAACCATGCCCAAGATGGATGGTCTTCAAGTCTTAAAGCAACTAGATAAATCACAAAAGGTCATCATGTGCTCCTCTCTTGGTGAAGAAAAATACATTCTCACTGCTATAAAATGGGGAGCCATGGACTTCATTGTTAAACCATTCACAGATGAACGATTAATCAGGGCTGTTCATAATGTCTTATCACGCTAG
- the prfB gene encoding peptide chain release factor 2 (programmed frameshift) has translation MDLQEIQKSINELTVEIEDTWGIFDPDAIYHDIAQKEDESGAPDFWDNRERAEKVLQDIRKLKNRIEPWQDIKDNLSNLTDIIEMLKEESDSEIQAEVEKDFEHLLTSYNKQKKLELLSEPNDDGDAFLTIHSGAGGTEACDWVSMLFRMYSRWCENQNFKFDILDLLEAEGGIKSVTIQVKGDYAFGNLKCESGIHRLVRISPFDSSARRHTSFASVHISPVVDDDIEIDINPDDLRVDTYRAQGAGGQHVNKTESAVRITHLPTNIVVQCQNERSQHKNRDTAMKVLKSRLYEHYKAIQEAEQEKQAAEKKDISWGNQIRSYVFHPYNMVKDHRTKAETGNVQAVMDGAIDQFIEEYLRFTWAQAN, from the exons ATGGACTTACAAGAGATACAAAAGTCAATTAATGAATTAACAGTAGAAATTGAAGATACATGG GGCATCTTTGACCCGGATGCGATTTATCATGATATAGCACAAAAGGAAGACGAAAGTGGTGCTCCTGATTTTTGGGACAACAGGGAAAGAGCCGAAAAAGTTCTTCAAGACATTCGAAAACTAAAAAATAGAATTGAACCATGGCAGGATATCAAAGATAATTTGTCAAATTTGACAGACATTATCGAAATGTTAAAAGAGGAATCTGATTCTGAAATACAAGCTGAAGTAGAAAAAGACTTTGAACATCTACTTACAAGTTATAATAAGCAAAAGAAACTTGAATTACTCTCAGAACCTAATGATGATGGAGATGCTTTTCTTACCATTCACTCTGGTGCTGGTGGTACTGAAGCTTGTGATTGGGTATCCATGTTATTCCGTATGTATTCCCGGTGGTGTGAAAACCAGAACTTTAAATTTGATATACTAGATCTGTTAGAAGCTGAAGGTGGGATAAAGAGCGTCACTATCCAGGTAAAGGGAGATTATGCCTTTGGTAATCTAAAATGTGAAAGCGGAATCCATCGCTTAGTCAGGATTAGTCCTTTTGATTCTTCTGCCAGGCGTCATACCTCTTTCGCCTCTGTGCATATTTCACCTGTGGTGGATGATGATATCGAAATTGACATTAATCCTGATGATTTAAGGGTTGATACTTATCGTGCTCAAGGCGCAGGCGGTCAGCATGTTAATAAGACGGAATCAGCGGTTCGTATTACTCACCTTCCTACTAATATTGTAGTGCAATGTCAGAATGAACGATCTCAACATAAAAATAGAGATACAGCCATGAAGGTGTTAAAATCAAGACTATACGAGCACTATAAAGCTATACAAGAAGCGGAGCAGGAAAAGCAGGCTGCTGAGAAAAAAGATATATCCTGGGGGAACCAAATTCGTAGCTATGTCTTTCATCCTTACAATATGGTTAAGGATCATCGAACAAAAGCAGAGACTGGTAATGTTCAGGCTGTTATGGATGGAGCTATTGATCAATTTATTGAGGAATATTTGCGTTTTACATGGGCACAAGCAAACTAG
- the cas2 gene encoding CRISPR-associated endonuclease Cas2: MFVSVILDLGNDDSRKDVHELLLMYGFDMVQRDVYESSSLNEKRLNHLKLDIDKRTDYYDQVRIYQYPIDDTLVVTELAQKKWKRKIMRV, from the coding sequence ATGTTCGTTTCTGTAATATTAGATTTAGGCAACGATGATAGCCGTAAAGATGTACATGAACTATTATTAATGTATGGCTTTGATATGGTGCAGAGAGATGTTTATGAATCGAGTTCTTTGAATGAAAAACGTCTTAATCACCTTAAGCTTGATATAGATAAGCGTACCGATTATTATGATCAAGTTCGTATTTATCAGTATCCTATTGATGATACGCTAGTGGTGACAGAACTAGCACAGAAGAAATGGAAACGAAAAATTATGAGGGTATAG
- a CDS encoding tetratricopeptide repeat protein, with amino-acid sequence MKYKFILVTLILLPFILYSQDNKVSAPFISRLQIHLDRGSAIITWKDSRDLIEGKYRVLRAGQPINNNNYPSAQVMGDVELGKEKFIDDTIQVAGTYYYAVLGVTTDEEIINTFIPYRNTTVLPFEVTEADLMRAALSNITMSASTQNDRIILKVKNVPDGVNILYFRSSTIIATKEDLQKAYQIQPNKLGSQQYADVPIPGIQYYYAVIDDNSFQTDQYELELGRNSTRTPVKLGIKEQKISTNNQEMRSLPLPQINLYESIDSDTKLNDSRWSLPEWKDLSEESKANVRRYMALYDGLEEDRLELKHLKKYGHNVYEDNVNLMTIINGPISNGDFTQSKDLLKAYLTLNLNDMEKASGHYYLGISYLFLGDSKNALLNFLITKDYFKEESTYYIEYIMNNWITDSPFNDE; translated from the coding sequence ATGAAATATAAATTTATTCTAGTAACCTTAATACTACTGCCTTTCATTCTCTACAGCCAGGATAATAAAGTATCTGCACCTTTTATAAGTAGACTTCAGATTCATTTGGACAGAGGATCTGCCATTATTACATGGAAGGACAGCCGAGACCTAATAGAGGGTAAATATAGGGTTTTACGAGCTGGACAGCCCATTAATAATAATAATTATCCAAGTGCCCAAGTTATGGGTGATGTAGAATTGGGAAAGGAAAAGTTCATTGATGATACAATTCAAGTAGCAGGAACATATTACTATGCTGTATTGGGAGTGACTACGGACGAGGAGATTATTAATACCTTTATACCCTATCGAAACACAACGGTTCTTCCTTTTGAGGTCACTGAAGCTGATTTAATGCGAGCTGCTTTAAGCAATATAACTATGTCAGCCTCAACTCAAAATGATAGAATAATTTTAAAAGTGAAGAATGTCCCTGACGGAGTAAATATATTATACTTCAGAAGTTCTACAATAATAGCTACAAAAGAAGATCTTCAGAAAGCTTATCAGATACAACCAAACAAACTAGGTTCACAGCAATATGCTGATGTACCTATACCTGGAATCCAATACTATTATGCCGTTATTGATGATAACAGCTTTCAAACGGACCAATATGAATTAGAATTAGGGCGTAATAGTACGAGAACTCCAGTTAAACTAGGTATAAAAGAACAAAAGATATCTACTAATAATCAGGAGATGCGTTCCTTGCCTTTACCCCAAATAAACTTATATGAAAGTATTGATTCTGATACGAAGTTAAATGACAGTCGATGGAGTCTACCTGAATGGAAAGACCTTTCTGAAGAATCTAAAGCCAATGTTAGAAGATATATGGCTCTTTATGATGGACTTGAAGAAGACAGATTAGAACTAAAACATCTTAAGAAATATGGACATAATGTATACGAGGACAATGTTAATCTGATGACCATCATTAATGGTCCTATAAGTAATGGAGATTTCACCCAAAGCAAAGATTTACTAAAAGCGTATTTAACTCTCAACTTAAATGATATGGAAAAAGCTTCAGGTCATTATTACTTGGGAATATCTTACTTATTCCTTGGAGATAGTAAAAATGCCTTATTAAATTTTCTTATAACTAAGGACTATTTTAAAGAAGAATCCACCTACTACATTGAATATATAATGAATAACTGGATTACCGATTCACCTTTTAACGACGAGTAA
- a CDS encoding alpha-amylase/4-alpha-glucanotransferase domain-containing protein, which yields MSKLKIVFVTYTSLPKSNSGEDWEHYYQHILKHFIATLYRYTDLPAVHYVAGSTLKWIEKHHPEYGSVLGEMLRTKQIDMLCGAYHEPFLPIIPGPDRLGQIEMMSTFLRKSFGKRFRGFWVPELVWDENLASMLNRSGMTYTFLPDTDLLQLGISPKSTYQIHNVEDQGRAIKVFPLWRTGRGITALSPEEIIGNLIALQQDGARYMALAIDPLELQNKIIEQGGIPWLDRLLSLFREHSQELELVAPQNEIRNDKVAYSTHYFSPTTIDQYNNWGNMKNRSIAKGAFKNLVNYYKDVRLIYSKMVFVHSLVLQIKGDKQRKKTARELLWRGQLHQAYCLGRLGGVADAHIRRDVYASLLEAEKTTREKGIFMPSLLVKDYDMDGRDEYLYQGYDYNAYVHQSGGALFQWDYFPLNWNVLNSFQAYSAFEKNIKGKAFHDHFYPMGLPVNEWRDALDMGDFAYGAYRLIELDKEKNMISLTRRGVLTYKGKSHALKVRKEYHFKRRSVGVDYYIENVSTTDLHFEFCPEINLAFLDFTGEYKIFTLVDGQKIFIDESELPKKEHEELNFQDQQSKGVVSIQFSVPPKSAVKSIELPVEDELGERNIYQNSQYLPYWSLSLLKSKSWHVSLDIKVTRR from the coding sequence ATGAGTAAATTGAAAATTGTATTTGTCACCTATACATCTCTACCTAAGTCGAACTCTGGTGAAGATTGGGAACATTATTATCAGCATATACTGAAACACTTTATAGCTACCTTATATAGGTACACCGATTTGCCAGCTGTGCACTATGTGGCTGGAAGTACTCTTAAGTGGATAGAGAAACATCATCCTGAATATGGAAGTGTTCTTGGAGAGATGCTCAGGACGAAGCAGATAGATATGCTTTGTGGGGCATATCATGAGCCATTTCTTCCGATTATTCCCGGTCCTGATAGATTAGGACAGATTGAAATGATGTCTACTTTTCTACGTAAATCTTTTGGAAAAAGATTTAGGGGGTTCTGGGTCCCAGAATTGGTGTGGGATGAAAATTTGGCTAGTATGCTAAATCGTTCAGGTATGACTTACACTTTTTTACCTGACACTGATCTATTACAGCTTGGAATCTCTCCCAAATCGACCTATCAGATTCATAATGTAGAAGATCAGGGACGAGCTATCAAAGTTTTTCCTTTATGGAGAACTGGAAGAGGGATTACAGCCTTAAGTCCTGAAGAAATTATTGGTAATTTAATTGCCCTTCAACAGGATGGCGCTCGTTATATGGCCTTGGCTATCGATCCTTTAGAACTCCAGAATAAGATTATTGAGCAAGGTGGAATCCCTTGGTTGGATAGATTATTGTCTCTTTTTAGGGAGCATAGTCAGGAATTGGAGCTAGTGGCTCCTCAAAATGAGATTCGAAATGACAAGGTTGCTTATTCAACTCATTATTTTTCTCCAACAACAATTGACCAATATAATAATTGGGGCAACATGAAAAATAGAAGTATTGCCAAAGGGGCTTTTAAGAACCTTGTCAATTACTATAAAGATGTACGACTTATTTATTCAAAGATGGTCTTTGTTCATTCTCTGGTATTACAAATCAAAGGTGATAAACAGCGTAAGAAGACAGCCCGTGAATTATTATGGCGAGGGCAACTTCATCAGGCTTATTGTCTGGGCCGACTAGGTGGTGTAGCTGATGCCCATATAAGACGGGATGTCTATGCCAGTCTGTTGGAAGCAGAAAAGACTACCCGTGAGAAAGGTATTTTTATGCCAAGTCTACTGGTAAAGGACTATGATATGGATGGGCGAGATGAGTATCTCTATCAAGGGTATGATTATAATGCTTATGTTCATCAAAGTGGTGGTGCTTTATTTCAATGGGATTATTTTCCTTTAAATTGGAATGTTCTTAATAGCTTTCAAGCTTATAGTGCTTTTGAAAAGAATATAAAAGGTAAGGCTTTTCATGATCATTTTTATCCTATGGGTCTTCCCGTTAATGAATGGCGGGATGCGCTTGATATGGGAGATTTTGCTTATGGGGCCTACCGTTTGATTGAATTAGATAAAGAAAAAAACATGATATCCTTAACCAGAAGAGGCGTTTTAACATATAAAGGGAAGAGTCATGCTCTTAAGGTGCGTAAGGAGTATCATTTTAAACGTCGTTCTGTCGGTGTTGATTATTATATTGAAAATGTGTCCACAACGGATTTACATTTTGAATTCTGCCCTGAGATAAACTTAGCGTTTCTCGATTTTACAGGTGAATATAAGATTTTTACTCTAGTTGATGGTCAGAAGATTTTTATTGATGAAAGCGAGCTACCTAAAAAAGAACACGAAGAACTAAATTTTCAAGACCAACAGTCTAAGGGGGTTGTATCTATTCAGTTCTCTGTACCCCCTAAGAGCGCTGTTAAGTCAATTGAATTACCGGTAGAAGATGAATTAGGAGAGAGGAATATTTATCAGAACTCCCAATATCTTCCTTATTGGTCATTGTCATTGTTAAAAAGTAAAAGTTGGCATGTCTCTTTAGATATTAAAGTTACTCGTCGTTAA
- a CDS encoding RnfABCDGE type electron transport complex subunit D produces MHRQHSFAPSSYLHSNITTKSLYFELSLSLVPALVYAVYLQGFYVLFIYFFSFLGGLAAEGLGHFAMKNRINIRSVVFYSLLNGFLFSGSTNVVFPFLSSFIGLFLTQSILGGVGRHWMNPVVWGYVFVRFSWPDLFNKWHMSRNMNGIESTLNPLMTIKKATNGHPMAILDQAGLPKSEWDGFFTNQINHFILDPLSIRLPEGYIDLLTGQFPGFLGEITLFFIVLGGAYLVIRGIIDWTIPFLYAVTYAFVVFLLGGLPFSTGYFSGDILFHMSTGFFWLSCFYLLPDITIAPNAQIAKSIYAVLSGIIVALLRIFSPFQDGVLEGLLLVSAIIPLLNKIPEKIDQNIMKRF; encoded by the coding sequence ATGCATCGACAACATAGTTTTGCTCCTAGTTCTTACTTGCATAGTAATATAACGACAAAGTCTCTTTATTTCGAATTATCCCTTAGCTTAGTTCCCGCTCTTGTTTATGCTGTGTATTTACAGGGATTTTATGTCCTATTTATTTATTTCTTTTCCTTCTTAGGAGGATTAGCTGCGGAGGGATTAGGCCATTTTGCTATGAAAAACAGAATAAACATACGCTCTGTTGTTTTTTATAGCTTGCTGAATGGATTTCTCTTTTCAGGTTCTACTAATGTTGTCTTTCCCTTCTTGTCTTCTTTTATTGGGTTGTTTTTGACCCAGAGCATTTTAGGGGGAGTGGGAAGACATTGGATGAATCCTGTGGTTTGGGGATATGTCTTTGTAAGATTTTCCTGGCCTGATTTATTCAATAAATGGCATATGTCTCGTAATATGAATGGTATTGAGTCCACACTTAATCCTTTGATGACTATTAAAAAGGCAACTAATGGTCATCCTATGGCCATTTTGGATCAGGCAGGTCTTCCTAAAAGTGAATGGGATGGTTTTTTTACGAATCAAATCAACCATTTCATTCTTGATCCTTTATCCATTAGACTACCGGAAGGGTATATTGACCTATTGACGGGCCAATTTCCAGGGTTCCTAGGTGAGATAACTCTCTTTTTTATCGTATTGGGAGGGGCTTATTTAGTTATTAGAGGTATTATTGACTGGACAATTCCTTTTCTCTATGCAGTGACTTATGCTTTTGTCGTTTTTTTACTTGGTGGTCTACCTTTTAGTACAGGTTATTTTTCCGGGGATATACTCTTCCATATGAGTACCGGTTTTTTCTGGTTATCTTGTTTCTATCTATTACCTGACATAACTATTGCTCCTAATGCTCAGATAGCAAAAAGTATTTATGCTGTGTTATCTGGTATTATAGTGGCTCTCCTTAGGATATTTTCCCCTTTTCAGGATGGTGTTTTAGAAGGATTATTGTTGGTGAGCGCTATTATTCCTCTTCTCAATAAAATACCAGAAAAAATCGACCAGAACATAATGAAGAGGTTTTGA